A portion of the Blastochloris tepida genome contains these proteins:
- a CDS encoding regulatory protein GemA translates to MTIPGPKPAMGLGAIAGGIAARLAPAKASSRQIGQIHSLAKQAGLDEDSRRDLMQAATGKRSAKDLTTREAMVVIDRLKEMSAPKAIFKAPSKAPSKAGEAPASETPAARGAVEIDGPYGPKLRALWISAWNLGVVRDRTDAAMISFVERQTKISHTRWLRAAADARKAVEGLKAWVSREGGVGWPASDDPLSVRRAVIAAQWRRLGKLGAIDHHGFGADHALTCYIGTVARGSSRLGTGLDDPSLTAEQLDQVIVALGRKLRKALSERAA, encoded by the coding sequence ATGACCATCCCCGGCCCCAAGCCCGCCATGGGCCTCGGCGCGATCGCCGGCGGCATCGCCGCGCGCCTCGCGCCGGCCAAGGCGTCGTCGCGCCAGATCGGCCAGATCCACAGCCTCGCCAAGCAGGCCGGGCTGGATGAGGACTCTCGCCGCGACCTGATGCAGGCCGCCACCGGCAAGCGCAGCGCCAAGGACCTCACCACGCGCGAGGCGATGGTGGTGATCGACAGGCTGAAGGAGATGTCGGCGCCGAAGGCCATCTTCAAGGCGCCTTCAAAGGCGCCTTCAAAGGCGGGTGAAGCTCCGGCCAGCGAAACTCCGGCCGCGCGCGGCGCCGTCGAGATCGACGGCCCCTACGGCCCGAAGCTCCGCGCGCTGTGGATCTCGGCCTGGAACCTCGGCGTGGTGCGCGACCGCACCGACGCGGCGATGATCTCGTTCGTCGAGCGCCAGACCAAGATAAGCCACACCCGATGGCTCCGCGCCGCCGCCGACGCGCGCAAGGCGGTCGAGGGGCTGAAGGCGTGGGTCTCGCGCGAGGGCGGCGTCGGCTGGCCGGCGTCGGACGATCCGCTCTCGGTGCGCCGGGCGGTGATCGCCGCGCAGTGGCGCCGGCTCGGCAAGCTCGGCGCGATCGACCATCACGGCTTCGGCGCCGATCACGCGCTGACCTGCTACATCGGCACCGTCGCGCGCGGGTCTTCGCGGCTCGGCACCGGGCTCGACGATCCGTCCCTGACCGCCGAGCAGCTCGACCAAGTCATCGTCGCCCTGGGGCGCAAGCTCCGCAAGGCGCTGAGCGAGCGGGCCGCATGA